Proteins from a genomic interval of Mycobacterium conspicuum:
- a CDS encoding acyl-CoA dehydrogenase family protein produces the protein MSYADLLYSDTEDALRDSVRRLFADRCPPELVARSYDTESPTPQEFSDIWRTLAAELGLAGLLIPEALGGAGASAREAAVVLEEIGRAVAPVPFLSSAVLATVALLRAGDTETLPELAKGAVTAALVVPLSTAPGAAVAGVSGGADGLTGAVGSVAGATEADVLVVPVAGADGLELHTVSATADGVQIAPVLALDMTRPLADVRFSGAASTRVGAGQDALAAALQTGAALLASEQLGVAQWCFDTTLSYAKERKQFARTIGSYQAIKHRLADLWFEVGAATAAARYAADTCARGDDDAAAAAAIGQAYCSGVAVHAAEECVQLHGGIGMTWEYPAHLYLKRAKSDQLALGTAYRHRARLAELVDLPPS, from the coding sequence ATGAGCTACGCGGACCTGCTGTATTCCGACACCGAGGACGCGCTGCGGGACAGCGTTCGGCGGCTGTTCGCCGACCGCTGCCCGCCCGAGTTGGTTGCCCGGTCGTACGACACGGAAAGCCCGACGCCACAAGAGTTTTCCGATATCTGGCGGACGCTGGCCGCCGAGCTCGGGTTGGCCGGACTGCTGATCCCCGAAGCGCTCGGCGGCGCCGGCGCCAGCGCCCGCGAGGCCGCCGTCGTGCTGGAGGAGATCGGCCGGGCCGTCGCTCCGGTGCCGTTTTTGTCCAGCGCGGTGCTGGCCACGGTGGCGCTGCTGCGTGCCGGCGACACCGAGACCCTGCCGGAATTGGCTAAGGGCGCGGTGACCGCGGCGCTGGTGGTGCCGCTGTCGACCGCGCCGGGCGCTGCGGTTGCGGGGGTCAGCGGTGGCGCCGACGGCCTGACCGGGGCGGTCGGCAGCGTCGCGGGCGCGACCGAGGCCGACGTGCTGGTGGTTCCGGTGGCGGGCGCCGACGGCCTTGAGCTGCACACGGTTTCGGCGACGGCGGACGGTGTGCAGATCGCGCCGGTGCTGGCGCTGGATATGACCAGACCTCTGGCGGATGTCCGCTTCTCTGGCGCCGCGTCGACGCGGGTCGGGGCCGGGCAGGACGCGTTGGCGGCGGCGCTGCAGACCGGCGCGGCGCTGCTGGCGTCCGAGCAGCTCGGGGTGGCGCAGTGGTGCTTCGACACCACGCTGTCCTATGCCAAGGAGCGCAAGCAGTTCGCCCGTACGATCGGTTCCTACCAGGCGATCAAACACCGGCTGGCCGACCTGTGGTTCGAGGTCGGCGCGGCGACGGCGGCGGCCCGCTACGCTGCCGACACCTGCGCGCGCGGCGACGACGACGCGGCCGCCGCGGCGGCGATCGGGCAGGCCTACTGCAGCGGGGTCGCGGTGCACGCCGCCGAGGAGTGCGTGCAGCTGCACGGCGGCATCGGGATGACGTGGGAGTATCCGGCGCACCTGTACCTCAAGCGGGCCAAGAGTGACCAATTGGCCCTCGGCACCGCTTACCGCCACCGCGCCCGATTGGCCGAGTTGGTCGACCTGCCGCCGAGCTAG
- a CDS encoding alpha/beta fold hydrolase: MPNIKDSVATPDGACPVQLFTPEGPDAQGPWPGVVMVPDAGGVRETFNQMAGRLAGYGYAVLLPDVYYRSGDWAPFDMVSVFGDKSERNRLFGMIGSLTQDKVTSDAAAWFDYLVSRPEVSGDRFGVCGYCMGGRISVTLAGRLPERVAAAASFHGGGLVTDTPDSPHLLADRMTGTVYVGGAENDASFTADHAEQLEKALTAAGVRHTIEWYQAAHGFAVPDNAPYDEAAAERHWAAMADTFAATLR, encoded by the coding sequence ATGCCGAATATCAAAGACAGCGTCGCTACCCCCGACGGCGCCTGCCCGGTCCAGCTGTTCACCCCCGAGGGCCCCGACGCCCAGGGCCCCTGGCCCGGGGTGGTCATGGTCCCCGACGCCGGCGGCGTGCGCGAAACCTTCAATCAGATGGCGGGGAGGCTGGCCGGATACGGCTACGCGGTACTGCTGCCGGACGTGTACTACCGCAGCGGCGACTGGGCCCCGTTCGACATGGTCAGCGTGTTCGGCGACAAGAGCGAGCGCAATCGGCTGTTCGGCATGATCGGCAGCCTGACCCAGGACAAGGTGACCAGCGACGCCGCCGCGTGGTTCGACTACCTGGTGTCCCGGCCGGAGGTCAGCGGAGACCGGTTCGGGGTCTGCGGCTACTGCATGGGCGGGCGGATCTCCGTAACGCTGGCGGGCCGCCTACCGGAGCGCGTCGCGGCCGCCGCGTCGTTCCACGGCGGCGGCCTGGTGACCGACACTCCCGACAGCCCGCACCTGCTGGCCGACCGGATGACCGGCACGGTCTACGTCGGCGGCGCCGAGAACGACGCGTCGTTCACGGCCGACCACGCCGAGCAGCTCGAGAAGGCGCTGACGGCGGCCGGCGTGCGGCACACCATCGAGTGGTATCAGGCGGCCCACGGCTTCGCGGTGCCCGACAACGCGCCCTACGACGAAGCCGCCGCCGAACGGCACTGGGCGGCGATGGCGGACACCTTCGCCGCGACGCTGCGTTAG
- a CDS encoding thymidylate synthase, translating to MPIATPYEDLLRVVLATGSAKPDRTGTGTRSLFGQQLRYDLSAGFPLLTTKKVHFKSVVYELLWFLRGDSNIAWLHENGVTIWDEWASDTGDLGPIYGVQWRSWPTPSGEHIDQISAALQLLRTDPNSRRIIVSAWNVGEIPRMALAPCHALFQFYVADGRLSCQLYQRSADLFLGVPFNIASYALLTHMMAAQAGLDVGEFVWTGGDCHIYDNHVEQVREQLRREPRPYPKLVLAQKDSIFDYTYDDIVVENYDPHPAIKAPVAV from the coding sequence GTGCCGATCGCCACCCCCTACGAGGACCTGCTCCGCGTGGTGCTCGCGACGGGCAGCGCCAAACCCGACCGCACCGGCACCGGGACCCGCAGCCTGTTCGGCCAGCAGTTGCGCTACGACCTGTCGGCCGGCTTCCCGCTGCTGACCACCAAGAAGGTGCACTTCAAGTCCGTGGTCTACGAGTTGCTGTGGTTCTTGCGCGGCGACTCCAACATCGCATGGCTGCACGAAAACGGCGTCACCATCTGGGACGAATGGGCCAGTGACACAGGCGATCTCGGGCCGATCTACGGGGTGCAGTGGCGATCCTGGCCGACGCCGTCGGGCGAGCATATCGACCAGATCAGCGCCGCGCTGCAGCTGCTGCGCACCGACCCGAATTCGCGGCGCATCATCGTGTCGGCCTGGAACGTCGGCGAAATCCCGCGGATGGCGTTGGCGCCGTGTCACGCGCTGTTCCAGTTCTACGTCGCCGACGGCCGGCTGAGCTGTCAGCTGTACCAGCGCAGCGCCGACCTGTTCTTGGGGGTGCCGTTCAACATCGCCAGCTACGCGCTGCTCACGCACATGATGGCCGCCCAGGCGGGGCTGGACGTCGGCGAGTTCGTCTGGACCGGCGGGGACTGCCACATCTACGACAACCACGTCGAGCAGGTCCGCGAGCAACTGCGCCGCGAGCCCAGGCCCTACCCGAAACTTGTTCTGGCGCAGAAAGATTCGATCTTCGACTATACCTACGACGACATCGTCGTGGAGAACTACGATCCCCACCCGGCGATCAAAGCGCCCGTCGCTGTATGA
- a CDS encoding dihydrofolate reductase: MSVGLVWAQSTSGVIGRAGDIPWYLPEDLSRFKQVTMGHTVVMGRRTWESLPARVRPLPGRRNVVLSRQGGFVADGAEVVDSLDKAFALSQADADTWVIGGGQIYSLALPYAQRCEVTEVDIEMPRDDDDALAPVLDEAWLGQTGEWLTSRSGLRYRFHRYCRA, from the coding sequence ATGAGCGTGGGCCTGGTGTGGGCTCAGTCCACCTCCGGTGTGATCGGCCGCGCCGGCGACATCCCCTGGTACCTGCCGGAGGATTTGTCCCGTTTCAAACAGGTCACTATGGGTCACACGGTCGTGATGGGACGGCGCACCTGGGAATCGCTGCCGGCACGGGTTCGACCCTTGCCCGGCCGCAGGAACGTCGTACTCAGCCGCCAAGGTGGCTTCGTGGCCGACGGGGCCGAGGTGGTCGATTCACTCGACAAGGCCTTTGCCCTTTCCCAGGCGGACGCGGACACGTGGGTGATCGGCGGCGGGCAGATCTACTCGCTAGCGTTGCCGTACGCCCAACGGTGTGAGGTCACCGAGGTGGACATCGAGATGCCCCGCGATGACGACGACGCGCTGGCCCCGGTGCTCGACGAGGCATGGCTAGGACAGACGGGGGAGTGGCTGACCAGTCGCTCGGGACTGCGCTACCGGTTTCATCGCTACTGTCGAGCCTGA
- a CDS encoding DivIVA domain-containing protein, with product MITEPAKAFSRRFAGYDPSAVDAHIEMLTTKQQLLIADVESLRARLKESAEETAALRKEVAVLTDTSPAPQAVQQRMAKMLRRAVDEVSEMQAEARAEAEAMIETAKAEIEDEQRKHKELLAELSAQQQALQTEYEETRKTLEGELARLRADAQQERERLLADAKQGVEKACQQRVKILEQLMGVFRDLEEVPAALESAYQELKNPLDGEVVSLDEKVRTG from the coding sequence GTGATAACCGAACCAGCAAAGGCGTTCTCGCGCAGGTTCGCGGGCTACGACCCATCGGCGGTCGATGCCCACATCGAGATGTTGACTACCAAGCAGCAATTGCTCATCGCTGACGTGGAGAGCCTGCGGGCCCGGCTGAAGGAATCCGCCGAAGAGACCGCGGCACTGCGCAAGGAGGTCGCCGTCCTTACCGACACCTCGCCCGCGCCGCAGGCGGTGCAACAGCGGATGGCGAAGATGCTGCGCCGCGCGGTCGACGAGGTTTCCGAAATGCAGGCCGAGGCGCGCGCCGAGGCGGAGGCGATGATCGAGACGGCCAAGGCCGAGATCGAGGACGAGCAGCGAAAGCATAAAGAACTGCTCGCGGAGTTGTCCGCGCAGCAACAGGCCCTGCAGACCGAGTATGAGGAAACCAGGAAGACGCTGGAGGGCGAGCTGGCCCGCCTGCGCGCCGATGCCCAGCAGGAACGCGAGCGGCTCCTCGCCGACGCGAAACAGGGGGTCGAGAAGGCGTGCCAGCAGCGGGTCAAGATCCTCGAGCAATTGATGGGCGTGTTCCGCGACTTGGAAGAGGTTCCGGCCGCTCTGGAGTCGGCGTACCAAGAACTCAAGAACCCGCTGGACGGCGAAGTCGTCTCGTTGGACGAGAAAGTCCGCACGGGGTAA
- a CDS encoding winged helix-turn-helix domain-containing protein: MTPRLTAAQARRIAVAAQGFSEPRPTGTITRANLKRLIARIQVLQLDSVSVAVRAHYAPVFSRLGPYDRDVLDRAAWGPRSARLLAEYWAHEAALMAVDDWPLMRWRMRQYTHGRWGTHIVKANPQLAEHIVAAVAELGPSTAGQIEAHLSAEPRGPRGSWWGSRSDTKWVAEALFASGVLTTATRVGFARHYDLVERVLPADVLAREVDDDEARRELTLRAASALGVGTEADIRDYFRLSAQQVKPALAELVAGGEIERVDVDGWSAPAYLRAGQTVPRRDRGTALLCPFDPLIFFRPRVERLFGFHYRIEIYTPAAKRQYGYYVWPLLLDGRLVARVDLKADRAADALRVVGAFGEPDAPDTKRPAVAAALHGELESMASWLGLGAVTVSGRGDLAGELRAAGKRAS; encoded by the coding sequence GTGACCCCTCGGCTGACCGCCGCGCAAGCCCGGCGGATAGCCGTTGCGGCCCAAGGATTTAGCGAGCCGCGGCCCACGGGCACCATCACCCGCGCGAACCTGAAGCGGCTGATCGCGCGAATTCAAGTGCTGCAACTGGATTCGGTGTCGGTGGCGGTGCGCGCGCACTACGCGCCGGTGTTCAGCCGACTCGGCCCCTACGACCGCGATGTGCTGGACCGCGCCGCCTGGGGCCCGCGCTCGGCGCGGCTGCTGGCCGAGTACTGGGCGCACGAGGCCGCGCTGATGGCCGTCGACGACTGGCCGCTGATGCGCTGGCGGATGCGCCAGTACACCCACGGCCGGTGGGGCACCCACATCGTCAAGGCCAATCCCCAGCTCGCCGAGCACATCGTCGCCGCCGTCGCCGAACTCGGACCCAGCACTGCCGGCCAGATCGAGGCGCATCTGTCGGCCGAGCCGCGCGGGCCGCGCGGCAGCTGGTGGGGCAGCCGCAGCGACACCAAATGGGTGGCCGAGGCGCTGTTCGCCTCCGGGGTGCTGACCACCGCCACCCGGGTCGGCTTCGCACGGCACTACGACCTGGTGGAGCGGGTGCTGCCGGCCGACGTGCTGGCCCGCGAGGTCGACGACGACGAGGCGCGGCGCGAGCTCACGCTGCGCGCGGCGAGCGCCCTGGGCGTGGGCACCGAGGCCGACATCCGCGACTACTTCCGGCTGTCGGCCCAACAGGTCAAGCCGGCCCTCGCCGAGCTGGTGGCCGGCGGCGAGATCGAGCGGGTCGACGTCGACGGCTGGTCCGCGCCCGCGTATCTGCGGGCCGGCCAGACCGTGCCACGACGCGACCGCGGCACCGCGCTGCTGTGCCCGTTCGATCCGCTGATCTTCTTCCGGCCCCGGGTGGAGCGGCTGTTCGGCTTTCACTACCGCATCGAGATCTACACGCCGGCGGCCAAGCGCCAGTACGGGTACTACGTGTGGCCGCTGCTGCTGGACGGCCGGCTGGTCGCGCGGGTGGACCTTAAGGCGGACCGGGCCGCCGACGCGTTGCGGGTGGTGGGCGCCTTCGGGGAGCCGGACGCGCCCGACACCAAAAGGCCGGCGGTGGCCGCGGCGCTACACGGCGAACTGGAGTCGATGGCGTCCTGGCTGGGCTTGGGTGCCGTCACGGTGTCCGGCCGCGGCGACCTGGCCGGCGAGCTGCGCGCGGCCGGCAAGCGGGCCAGCTGA
- a CDS encoding restriction endonuclease subunit S — protein MSSSMRGAEMRLGDHLDFSNGSTLRMRESQGRYPIYGANGAIGYAPEHNARGPLIIVGRVGSFCGSVHFCDSDVWITENAVACHVKNPAETRFWYYALQACGLNRHRAGSGQPLLNQSILRSISVRAVEPGERRRIGEILGAIDDKIAANRRVVEAAEQLMVATALRVRDHTALSNLATRSTASLGPREFDDTVALYSLPAFDRDAQVNLVDGRTIRSHKFVLPEPCVLFSKLNPGTPRIWNIPRLPSAMALASTEFVVLRPIGVDTSALWSAVRQPEVSATLHKMAAGMTGSRQRIQPRELLEVTVPDVRGLPAGPARALSSLGALCQRIRAESAHLYEVREVVLPLLIRGKVRVRADGDLPNERELYDKDGLP, from the coding sequence GTGTCGTCCTCCATGCGTGGCGCAGAAATGAGACTGGGCGACCACCTCGATTTCTCGAACGGCAGTACTCTGCGAATGCGAGAGTCGCAGGGGCGTTACCCGATTTACGGCGCCAACGGTGCCATCGGCTATGCGCCTGAACACAATGCCCGCGGCCCGTTGATCATCGTTGGCCGCGTTGGTTCGTTTTGCGGCAGCGTGCACTTCTGCGACTCCGACGTCTGGATTACCGAAAATGCCGTGGCGTGTCACGTCAAAAACCCGGCCGAAACGCGGTTTTGGTATTACGCGCTGCAGGCGTGCGGACTCAATCGACACCGTGCTGGGTCGGGGCAGCCGCTGCTTAATCAGAGTATCCTGCGAAGCATCTCGGTCCGCGCCGTCGAACCGGGTGAGCGCCGGCGGATCGGAGAAATTCTTGGGGCCATCGACGACAAGATAGCCGCCAACCGTCGCGTCGTAGAGGCCGCCGAGCAGTTGATGGTTGCGACGGCCTTGCGCGTCCGCGATCACACCGCTTTGTCGAACTTGGCGACAAGGTCGACTGCTTCCCTTGGCCCTCGGGAATTCGACGACACCGTCGCTCTCTACAGCCTGCCGGCCTTCGACCGCGATGCACAGGTAAATCTTGTTGACGGTCGAACGATCAGAAGTCACAAGTTCGTATTGCCGGAGCCATGCGTATTGTTCTCAAAGCTGAATCCAGGAACACCCCGAATTTGGAACATCCCGCGTCTTCCTTCGGCAATGGCGTTGGCGAGTACCGAGTTCGTGGTCCTGCGGCCAATTGGCGTCGACACCTCAGCCCTGTGGTCAGCGGTACGACAACCTGAAGTCTCGGCGACCCTCCATAAGATGGCCGCGGGCATGACCGGAAGCCGCCAAAGGATCCAGCCTCGTGAACTATTAGAGGTTACGGTGCCGGACGTGCGCGGCTTGCCTGCTGGGCCAGCGCGGGCACTGTCGAGCCTGGGCGCACTGTGTCAGCGCATTCGAGCCGAGTCCGCGCACTTGTATGAAGTCCGTGAAGTCGTGCTTCCGTTGCTGATTCGCGGCAAGGTTCGGGTCAGGGCTGACGGCGATCTGCCAAACGAGCGTGAGCTTTACGACAAGGATGGGCTGCCCTAG
- a CDS encoding Fis family transcriptional regulator: MEDTDKCTYHYYILSCRTRWRILRKHRFRIPRQHDSPEKSMRYDNPHAHFDDALTAIEIDRLTVQDKDVVREAQRWTGGERGPVVDDPDTLTAADLSAFAVEAIKIGAHALSATGQAQESRLLEQMLKDVGEKAADSTSKAAEATERAVKSASEAVGKAAADAKKAITEADAASRKEFTESVAAAKRDLNAEVRRIFGGENPELLERLQPVLDKFGTDLDAKVKASTSDLLAKAVKQFDPSDPTSPMAKHAADLGARQQQLTEQIDKNHADVVKKVDELMTALKVQEAKATLAKVTPIKGDTFENQINAVLSEIAVGLGDEYTDTRSIVGAVPRSKKGDGVLHIDGDSARIVIEMTDSTRPGWAEYFDEAERNRVAGAALGLVRTTEQNGGKSIRVLGARRILLAFDPGSDDPELVRTAVMLLRTAAIAAATRKGAHQIATAEEKIAEAIAQLEKLDDVKKTASSIQKNATKIENSCTTINSGIQRLLGDALTALTEARADAEPGSTESSAPNAVA; the protein is encoded by the coding sequence ATGGAGGACACTGATAAGTGCACTTATCATTACTACATATTGTCATGTCGGACAAGATGGCGGATTCTTCGAAAGCACCGCTTCCGCATCCCGCGGCAGCACGACTCTCCGGAGAAATCCATGCGATACGACAACCCCCATGCCCACTTCGACGACGCCCTGACCGCCATCGAAATCGACCGACTCACCGTGCAGGACAAGGACGTTGTCCGCGAGGCGCAGCGCTGGACCGGCGGCGAGCGCGGACCAGTGGTCGACGACCCCGACACCTTGACGGCCGCCGACCTCTCGGCATTCGCCGTCGAGGCCATCAAGATCGGCGCGCACGCCCTGTCCGCCACCGGCCAGGCCCAGGAGTCGCGCCTACTGGAGCAGATGCTCAAGGACGTCGGCGAGAAAGCGGCGGACTCGACTAGCAAGGCCGCCGAGGCAACCGAGCGCGCGGTCAAGTCGGCATCCGAAGCCGTAGGGAAAGCCGCCGCCGACGCAAAGAAGGCGATCACCGAAGCCGACGCCGCCAGCCGCAAAGAGTTCACCGAATCGGTCGCGGCGGCCAAACGGGACCTCAACGCGGAGGTGCGTCGTATCTTCGGCGGCGAAAATCCGGAGCTTCTGGAGCGCCTGCAGCCTGTGCTCGACAAGTTCGGCACCGACCTGGACGCCAAGGTGAAGGCCAGCACCAGCGATCTGCTGGCCAAGGCGGTCAAGCAGTTCGACCCCAGTGATCCGACGTCCCCGATGGCAAAACATGCCGCCGACCTCGGTGCGCGCCAACAGCAGCTGACCGAGCAGATCGACAAGAACCACGCCGACGTGGTCAAAAAGGTGGACGAACTGATGACAGCGTTGAAGGTTCAGGAAGCCAAGGCCACTCTCGCCAAAGTGACCCCGATCAAGGGCGACACCTTCGAGAACCAGATCAATGCCGTGCTTTCCGAGATTGCCGTTGGGCTCGGCGACGAATACACCGACACCCGGTCTATCGTCGGCGCGGTGCCACGGTCGAAGAAGGGCGACGGCGTGTTGCACATTGACGGCGACTCCGCCCGCATCGTGATCGAAATGACCGACTCGACGCGTCCGGGGTGGGCCGAGTACTTCGACGAGGCCGAGCGCAACCGCGTTGCCGGGGCAGCACTCGGTCTCGTGCGAACCACCGAGCAGAACGGCGGCAAGTCCATCCGGGTGCTCGGCGCGCGACGCATCTTGCTGGCATTCGATCCCGGTTCTGATGACCCAGAACTGGTGCGCACTGCCGTGATGCTGCTACGGACGGCCGCGATCGCGGCGGCCACCCGCAAGGGCGCACACCAGATCGCCACGGCTGAAGAAAAAATCGCCGAAGCGATCGCACAGCTAGAGAAGCTTGACGACGTGAAGAAGACCGCCAGCTCAATTCAGAAGAACGCCACCAAGATTGAAAATTCTTGCACCACTATCAATTCCGGAATCCAGCGGCTGCTCGGCGACGCACTGACCGCCTTGACCGAGGCCAGGGCCGACGCGGAGCCGGGTTCGACCGAAAGTTCGGCACCGAACGCGGTGGCATAG
- a CDS encoding class I SAM-dependent DNA methyltransferase: MPPRRKQEPQAPSTMKELKDTLWKAADKLRGSLSASQYKDVILGLVFLKYVSDAFDERREAIRAELTADGMDDDQIEELIDDPEEYHGYNVFVVPPTARWKFLAENAKGKPAVEGEPGKNIGQLIDEAMDAVMKANPTLGGTLPRLYNRDNIDQRRLGELIDLFNSARFSRQGEHKARDLMGEVYEYFLGNFARAEGKRGGEFFTPPSVVKVIVEVLEPSKGRVYDPCCGSGGMFVQTEKFIADHHGDAKDIAIYGQESIEETWRMAKMNLAIHGIDHSGLSSRWGDTFARDQHADVQMDYVMANPPFNIKDWARNEEDPRWRFGVPPANNANYAWIQHILSKLKPGGKAGVVMANGSMSSNSNGEGDIRAQIVEADLVSCMVALPTQLFRSTGIPVCLWFFAKDKTAGKQGAVDRSGRVLFIDARELGYMVDRAERALSNDDIVRIGDTYHAWRGSASAAAKGINYEDVPGFCRSVTLAEIKAADYALTPGRYVGAAEVEDDGEPIDEKIARLKTELLAAFDESARLEKVVRDQLERIGG, from the coding sequence ATGCCGCCCCGGAGAAAGCAGGAGCCGCAGGCCCCGTCGACCATGAAGGAGCTCAAGGACACGCTCTGGAAGGCCGCGGACAAGCTGCGCGGGTCGTTGTCGGCCAGCCAATACAAGGACGTGATCCTGGGTTTGGTGTTCCTCAAATACGTCTCGGACGCCTTCGACGAGCGCCGTGAGGCGATTCGCGCCGAGCTGACGGCCGACGGCATGGACGACGATCAGATCGAGGAACTGATCGACGATCCCGAGGAGTACCACGGCTACAACGTGTTCGTGGTTCCGCCGACCGCGCGGTGGAAGTTCTTGGCGGAGAACGCCAAAGGAAAGCCCGCCGTTGAAGGTGAGCCCGGCAAGAACATCGGGCAGCTCATCGACGAGGCGATGGATGCGGTCATGAAGGCCAACCCGACGCTGGGCGGCACGCTGCCGCGGCTTTACAACCGCGACAACATCGACCAACGACGACTCGGCGAGCTGATCGACCTATTCAACAGCGCGCGGTTCAGCCGTCAGGGTGAGCACAAGGCGCGCGATCTGATGGGCGAGGTCTACGAATACTTCCTCGGCAATTTCGCCCGCGCGGAAGGCAAGCGGGGCGGCGAGTTCTTCACGCCGCCCAGCGTGGTCAAGGTGATCGTCGAGGTGCTGGAGCCTTCCAAGGGTCGGGTGTATGACCCGTGCTGCGGGTCGGGCGGCATGTTCGTGCAAACCGAAAAGTTCATCGCCGACCACCACGGCGACGCGAAAGACATTGCCATCTATGGCCAGGAGAGCATCGAGGAAACCTGGCGGATGGCCAAGATGAACCTGGCCATCCATGGCATCGATCACAGTGGGCTGAGCAGCCGCTGGGGGGACACGTTCGCACGCGATCAGCATGCCGACGTCCAGATGGACTACGTGATGGCCAATCCGCCCTTCAACATCAAGGACTGGGCGCGCAACGAGGAAGACCCGCGATGGCGGTTCGGCGTGCCGCCGGCCAACAACGCGAACTACGCCTGGATTCAGCACATCCTGTCCAAGCTCAAGCCGGGCGGCAAAGCCGGGGTGGTGATGGCCAACGGCTCGATGTCGTCGAATTCCAACGGGGAGGGCGACATTCGTGCACAGATCGTGGAGGCCGATCTCGTTTCTTGCATGGTCGCGCTGCCGACCCAGCTATTCCGCAGTACCGGGATTCCGGTGTGCCTTTGGTTCTTTGCCAAGGACAAGACCGCAGGCAAGCAGGGAGCGGTCGATCGGTCGGGTCGGGTGCTGTTCATCGATGCCCGCGAGCTGGGTTACATGGTGGACCGGGCCGAGCGGGCGCTGAGCAACGACGACATCGTGAGGATCGGTGACACCTACCACGCCTGGCGGGGGTCTGCGTCAGCGGCTGCGAAAGGTATTAATTACGAGGATGTTCCGGGGTTCTGCCGATCGGTGACGCTGGCGGAGATCAAGGCGGCGGATTACGCGCTGACGCCGGGGCGATATGTCGGGGCGGCCGAGGTTGAAGACGACGGAGAGCCGATCGACGAGAAGATCGCGCGGCTGAAGACGGAACTGCTTGCCGCGTTTGATGAGTCGGCAAGGTTGGAGAAGGTGGTTCGGGATCAGTTGGAGCGGATCGGTGGGTGA
- a CDS encoding restriction endonuclease subunit S, translated as MSETKDGDWGVDMPEEGHTRHYVIRGADFPSVRLGKLQSIPSRFLPDKTVWRRVLQANDILLETAGGTRDRPTGRSLLIKSETLNGLDAPVIGASFTRFLRADGALVHPRYLYWYLQYLYSIGRMYEYQVQHTGIARFQYTVFANAEEIPTPSPEQQRAIADVLGALDDKIAANERMAEAARQLALARFVGSLNNGTTISVSAAASMLIRGVTPNYVEGPGMTVLNQKCVRNQRVSLEQARLMAPLSNRLDRILQKNDVLVNSTGVGTLGRAARWTRESEATVDSHITIVRFNEAVADPVCAGFALLRLENEIEALAEGSTGQTELRRELLGSLILEVPTWSEQVRLGRELDELDAVERSKLEESKKLARTRDELLPLLMSGKLRVKDAEAVASGVL; from the coding sequence TTGAGCGAGACCAAGGACGGTGACTGGGGTGTAGACATGCCTGAAGAGGGGCATACGCGCCACTACGTCATCCGTGGCGCGGATTTCCCATCGGTCCGCCTGGGCAAGCTCCAATCGATCCCATCCCGGTTTTTGCCTGACAAAACGGTTTGGAGACGGGTGCTGCAGGCGAATGACATCCTTCTTGAGACTGCCGGTGGAACCCGCGATAGACCGACTGGACGATCGCTGTTAATAAAGTCCGAGACCTTGAACGGATTGGATGCACCTGTCATCGGCGCCAGTTTCACCCGGTTCTTGCGGGCTGACGGCGCACTGGTACATCCGCGATACCTTTACTGGTATCTCCAGTATTTGTACTCGATTGGTCGGATGTACGAATACCAAGTCCAGCACACGGGCATTGCCAGGTTCCAGTACACGGTATTCGCGAATGCTGAGGAAATTCCCACGCCGTCGCCGGAGCAACAGCGAGCGATCGCAGATGTTCTCGGCGCCCTCGATGACAAGATTGCCGCGAACGAGCGAATGGCTGAAGCCGCACGACAATTGGCTTTGGCACGATTCGTCGGCAGCCTAAACAATGGGACCACGATTTCGGTGTCAGCAGCAGCTTCAATGTTGATTCGCGGCGTGACCCCTAACTACGTCGAGGGGCCAGGTATGACGGTCTTAAACCAAAAATGTGTGCGGAATCAGCGCGTGTCGTTAGAACAAGCGCGTTTGATGGCACCGTTGTCGAACCGTCTCGATCGCATACTGCAAAAGAATGATGTCTTGGTGAACTCGACGGGGGTGGGGACGCTGGGCAGGGCCGCGCGGTGGACTCGAGAGTCTGAGGCAACGGTGGATTCACACATCACGATCGTTCGGTTCAATGAGGCGGTTGCAGACCCAGTGTGCGCCGGGTTCGCACTCCTTCGGCTGGAGAATGAGATTGAGGCGCTCGCGGAGGGGAGCACTGGACAAACGGAGCTTCGAAGAGAGTTGCTTGGCAGCTTGATTCTCGAAGTTCCGACCTGGTCTGAACAAGTTCGCCTCGGCCGAGAACTTGACGAGTTGGACGCCGTGGAACGCTCGAAACTCGAGGAGTCCAAAAAACTCGCCCGTACCCGCGACGAGCTCCTCCCGCTGCTGATGTCTGGCAAGCTCCGCGTGAAGGACGCAGAAGCTGTCGCGTCGGGGGTGTTGTGA